catcGTGCTGTTCATTTGTTGAATTATTATCTGCGACGCTGTGTGTTCGAAGATCTTCGAATGATCGGTGGCGATCGATGGCGGTGTTGTAGTAATGGATGGTGTTCGGAGGCAACAGCCATGGCAACATGGTTTTCGCAAGATTTGAACCCCGcgtgttattttctttttctgctttaACATTGAACAGCCACAAATACCTGCCGCCGTGTCAATCTTACAGCCGAGACAGCAGTTATACGGCCTCTATTTGAAGCCAAGACTGTACATAACCCTCGAGGTAAGCAATTTTATTCACCATATGCTTGTTGCAGTAGAATGAGGTTTGGCTGTCATTTGGGAATATCATTGCTGCATATAACGCGCCTTTTATCACGGATTTTCTGTGTCGATTACTCCATCTACTAGGTTGAAGTGTAAGCTTTTATATCTCTTTGGCTTGTCACAGATACGTATCAAGAGTTGGGTTAAGAGTTGGGTTTTACTCGCTTACGATGCACTTCCTTgttagatggaaaaaaaaaaggccaaaggtTACGTAACAAGGAAAGCTGTTGGGCACGACTataaaaggttttctttttgaaatattgaacTGGCCACTTTAGGAATCTTTCTTTAGTATGGAGAATCTCAGTCACGATTATAATCAAATAGTTAGAGTTGTCGCCAATACTGAAATGTTGCCAGCCCTTGAGTTGCTACATTAGTCCAACATGGTGCTTGCAATAACTATACCATTTTTTATGTCATCATCATTGGTCAGCCTTGGCTTCATGAATCTTTGTTGCTCATTGAGAGTAGTCCAGAAATTCTTACTGCAACCGAGCTCAACATGGAGTTGAAATCTCTGTTGCTCATTGAGATTTGGTGTACTTATTTTAGCGTGGAAATTTGGCAGTCACAATGCATGACAGGAGAGGACAACCAAATAAAACTTCATTGTTCTGACTAAACTTATGCATTatattgatttatcaatttcaaaCCCTGAGAACCTAGCTAGGGAAAAAGGGGCAAATTATGAAGGATAAAATATGTTGCTTTTGCTAGCCTTTCTTGTGGAAAAACAATATTCATGGCAATGGAGACTGAATTGTGGTCCCTGATTTGACTgaacaatttaatttgataGCTAGTTTTAGACTCTAAAATCCTCATTACTTATTCTTGCTGAACGCTTGGATGCACGTTGGTGGttggatttgaaagaaaaatctcttgtTGTAGTTTTAGAGGCTAGTCGTATTACTTTTTAAATGGATCAGAGTCGACACTCCATGTTCATTGGTGGAACTCACCAAGTTTTGGATTGGTACTTATCTACGAAATGGTTTTGTTTCATCCATTAAAAAATTGTACTTTTCAATAGAACAGTTGACAGAACAAATCTAGTATGGAAAATGTAGGGGAAGTTGTATTTCCCATTATGAGCTAGTGTGGGTCCCCAGAATTTTGTAAGTTGATCGGTCAAGTCTAGTTTAGTGAGTGTGGGCACAACTGCTCTAGCATTGTATTTAGTTTGTATGCTTCGGATCAATTAACTCTAGAAACCTAaggttctcattttttggaacatgAGATGTATCTGtgctgaaatttcatttggtatATTTACTATCTTTGATATGATTATGTGGTGATGAAGTAAGCATATTGGGTGGCCATGTTCATCTCCTCGCTCCCGTCCCGTGGCTCTACTCAAACTGTGAGGCTTAAAGGGagagtttagagagagaaggcgAGCTTCGATGGAGTCAACCATATCCAAGACTCTCTCATATCCAAGTGGGTGTTTGGCACCAATGATGACATCACCTTCGGCATAACCTGCGGAGGGTTGAGTGAAGCCTGATAGGACTTCGGCATAATCCCCAAGGGTTGAGTGAAGCTTGGTAGGATTATGGCTAGCAGTAATCGACCACTATAAGAATTTCTTCCTTATATTGAGTCAACCTTGAACTTTGTGAATTCACAAAGTTGAAGGTCCCGAGGAGTCAATATAAGGAAGAAATTGTTATAGTGGTCAGCACTTTGCTAGCGACGAATTCCTATCAAGCTTCATTCAAACTTATGCCGAAGGTGATGCAATCTTTGGTGCCAAACACCTGTCTCAGCTAATCGCCCACAGGCTCCGCTGCATCTACGACAACTGCATCCGCACCCCGAGCCTTGCTTCGGCCCCGTCTGTCTCCCCCAGCGACGGCAGCAGCGGAGTCGACGGTGAGGATGGAAAGGAGAAATCGTCTTGGATGAAGCCGAGGCGGCCTCGGGGTGTTACCTCCGATGTCATAATTCTCGACGTTGGAGtaacccccctctctctctatatatatatctcgCACTTTATGTGAATGCACGAGCTAAaggttcgatttttttattttttttggtgtgcGGCCACTTAAATGTCTCTATTTCGTCTCTGCAGGGAATGACTCGTGGGGATGTGCAGCGAGTGTGAAGAGAATTTGggaaaatcaagtgagtttgCCATTGCTTTCGTTTTTTGCTATTATAATCTCCAAGGTAACTGGGATCGTccatttttcataataaaaaattattcattaacttaaattaaacTTTAGTGTGACAGAACAGTCATCCCCCGGGTTACGCTTTTTGTCCTCTCGTATAAGTGAAGAGAATTAGGTTTTAAATGATCTTATGTGGGATCAAAGAATGGCAGGAGAAATGgcttttatcaatttttgtgCTAAGATTTGAACCCtgtgtgttttttatttttctgctctAACTTTGGACAGCCACAGGTATCCGCCGCAAGGGTCAATCTTACAACTGAGACAGCAATTGTATGGCCTGTTTCTGAAGCCAAGGCTATGCCTAATTGGCAAAAGGAGTTGGGGATAAACACTTGCAAATCACTCAGACAAATTGTGGCTTAAGTCTAAGTGAGTTTACCattgcttttctctttctcgTAACTTGTGAAGAATCATCCATTTTTCCTCATGAAAAGAATCGCCATTGACTTCAATTAAAATTAGTGTGAGAAATGTCATTTTCTGGGTGTGATTGGAACCGGGCatggttttctctcttttctgctCTAAACATTGGACAGCCACAAGTATCTGCCACCAGCGTCAATCTGACAACCGGGATAGCAGTTGTATGGCCAGTATCTGAAGCCAAGGATGGCAAAAAGTGTTGGGAGAAACACTTGCAGAAGACTTGACAAATTTTGCCTTTATGTCTAACCCTCGACATAAGTAGTTTTATTCACCATCTGCTTGTTGCATATGAATGAGGTTTGGCTGACATTTGTGAATATCATTGCCACATAAAACGTACATTTTATCACACATTTTCTGTGTTGATGACTCCATCTAAAAGTTGGAAGTACAATCTCTTATATCTGTAATTTTCCCTGTCATATAATACAAACTACCTCGgataagaatatttttaatgCAGGGGGTGGTTGACAAGTTCTCTGGATGCTCTCGTGGATTTGGTTATGAGAAGCAAGCAATGGATGAGGCTATTGAGGAAATGAATGGACTTATCATTGAGGAAAAAGTTCAGCCTCAAGGTTCAGGTAGAGACTCAGATGGTGATCGCAGTCGTGATTGTGGTCGGGACTCTGGTGGTGGAcatggaggtggaggtggagagtGCTTTAAGTGTGACAAGCCTGGGCATTGTGGAAGGGAGTGTCCTCGTGAAGGGGGCTGGGGAGGTATGGGGAGGGATGACAGGTATGGAATTGGTGGTGGTGGGCACTATGGTCCTGACCGAAATGGTGATTGATCTGGAGTGTGCAATAGGGATAGTGGTACTCAAGGAGGATCAGGAAATGCTCCTATAATCAGGACCGTTCTGGTCCCTATGAACATTGTGGTACAGGGAACTTCTGTCCGGGGTAGAAAGCATACCACTGATAGCTATGCACACAATTTTTTCCAGTTATAGTAAAGCAGTTGATTCTGCgctgattgaaaaatattttgtgcttGTAGCAGAGCAAATGGAGGTACTGCTGTTACTTTCTGAGGGTGTCAAAGTCCCTTCTGTTGAATCTCTTCTTGATTATTCTCTGGGTGGACAAATCTGCTTGATCAGTCTTTTGTTGTGCGAACTTTGGCTAAAAGATTCAACTGTTTAATATCCGTGAATGCTTGTTTTGATGTTATGGTCTGACAGCATTGGTTGCTTGACTTAAACAACCCAATTTGGCCTTAAGCTTTCAATGATATGATCGGTACTGGATTCTCTTTCACTTACATGCTTTAGCAATTGCAAATGCGTCTGAGATCAATCTTGGTCGACTTCTTCATTGGCATTTGTGACTGTGGAGTGCGGACAGCTTTTTGGTGTCTATATGGCTCTTTTGAGGATAGGGCAAGAAATTCAACTGTGGATGTAATGCGTTTTTTCTATGCAAAAGAGAAGCTGCCTTAGAAATGGATGCCCGttttggctacaaattttcAGACGTCTTACTTTTTGAAAAGGAGTTAAGCGGGTAAGCTCTATGTTTTTTATGCACATTTGGTTAGCACTCTATTAATCCTGATAAGTTTCTGGCGGGATTATTGGCTGTTTTGATGCATGGTCATGTTGCTTTCATGTCATAGGACATGGCTGTAGTcttaaaaattctgaaaagtcCTTCTGGCCTCAAGGAGCTATTCCTTTATGCAATTAATTCCGTAAAATCCAGTAGCACCTTCCTCACATGATTGCTGGTCTCTGTCTCCTCCATGTGCATGGTGCTGCTATTGTCGTAGGTTTCCTTGATAAATTTCCCTTTCAGGTGTAATGACGTCTCTTCCTATGAATCGGCAATGTTGTTATAAACACATGGTTCTTTTCACTTCAGCGGCTTTGCGTGCATTGACTTGCATTTCTGCATTAATGATCATGTATCTTCCCCTAATTCTTTTAAAAGTCGTGGTTTGTAACTCCTAGATGAGATACACTCTTAGCATTAGCAAAAACTGGATATGATCATTTCCTTTTCAGATTTTCTCTGTAGTTACTTGGTTAAGGTTATTGAGCATTCTTAACTACGGCTCTGTAAATGTTTCGAGTCATTTTAAGTTGGAGAAATCTCTGCAGCACCccctaaacttttttgttctagttggtatacaaaattgtaaattgttgtTTCGCACGTCTCATAGTCCAAGTAATATGACCATTTCTTGCCCATTGTTCACTTGCAAGCCTCATTCACATACCCAGCAGAGGCGGTTCTTGAACAGAGCAAGCCTTCTGTTTCGCATTCTTGAATGACCCGGCAAGGGTATTTTGAGCAACCGCGCTTCATGAGATGCAGACCTTTTAAAATGACTCAAAGGGGATGATACACCGCTTCGATTTCCTCTTTACAAATTCAAGAAAGATGACAGGATTTCGTTCTAGCGAGCTCAACGACTGCAAAATTTGATTGATCAGAACAGGGTGCGTTGTGCACGCGGGTCCCGTTCTTTCTGGGGCGGAGTGTCTTCGTCTGTTACGCGTCCATATACGACAAGCAGGGACAGCACATCTAAAAGATAATGGTACAGTCTCGGGGTGTCGCCAGGATGAGCACATCCTAGCGACATGATGTTGTGAGTGCCCCAAGC
This Eucalyptus grandis isolate ANBG69807.140 chromosome 7, ASM1654582v1, whole genome shotgun sequence DNA region includes the following protein-coding sequences:
- the LOC104428315 gene encoding copper-transporting ATPase PAA1, chloroplastic-like, with the protein product MGRRNRSWMEPRRLQGCHLRCHNSRRRRNDSWGCAASVKRIWENQVSAARVNLTTETAIVWPVSEAKAMPNWQKELGINTCKSLRQIVA